Part of the Candidatus Dormiibacterota bacterium genome is shown below.
CGCAATTATCCAGCGGGCAGGTCATGGGAAACACGCGGCTTCTCGAGCCGTACCCGTCGCCGTCGGGATCGCTACAGGTGTCGCAGGCATCCCCGGCGCCGTCGTGGTCGGCGTCCGCCTGGAACGGGTTGACGACGGCGGGACAGTTGTCCGGCGCGCAGAGGTTTTGCGGATACCCCGCGTCGCCCCACCCGTCATGATCCGAGTCGGTGCACGCATCGCAGGCATCTCCCAGCGCGTCGTGATCGCCGTTCGCCTGGTCCGGGTTGGCGACGTGAGGACAGTTGTCCGTAGGGCAGGTGTTCGCCGGGAAGCCGGGGTCGCCAAACCCGTCATGATCCGTATCGGTGCAGTCATCCGATTCGTCCGGGACGCCATCGTGGTCCGAGTCGGGCCCGGGATGCCGATTGAACAGCAGGGTCATGATCCCGTTGGAGCCCAGACCATCACCGGCGATCGCCAGGTCGGGCCGGTTGTCGCCATCGAGGTCCCGGGCGATCATCGCTGCTGGTCCGGCGCCAACCGCGAACCTCGAGAGCGGCGAGAACGTCCCGTCACCGCCACCGCGCAGTACCAGAACCTTGTCCTGAAACGGGCCGTCCCACAGCGATCGCGCCGCCAGATCCAGGCGCCCGTCCGCATCGAAATCGGCGAGGACGATACTGCCCGATTCCCCGAGCACGAACATCGTCTTCGCCGGCAGGAACTCCCCGTCGCCCTGTCCGAGATAAGTCGCGATCACGCCCTGCCCGGCACTCGAGACAACGAGATCGGGCAGAGTGTCGCCGTTGAGATCTCCGGTCGCCAGTGATTGGGGCGCCAGCAGATTCGAAAGAGTCGTGCCGCTGGTGAATGTGCCGTCCCCCCGCCCGAGCAGCAGGAAGATTCCCCATGTGTATCTGTCCGTGGACACAACCGCCAGATCGTCGTGGCCATCCAGGTTGAAGTCGGCCACCACCACCAACTGGGGGCCGACGCTCACGCTGATGCGGCTTTCCGGCGCGAAAGTGCCGTCGCCGACCCCGACGAGAATGGAGAGATCGCCCGTGGCCCCGGTGTAGTCGAAGAACGAATTCGTCACGGCAAGGTCGACGACACCATCTTCATTGAAGTCCCCGGCGGCGATCGAGGAGGGGGTAGACCCCACACCCGGCCGGGAGCCCGGCACCAGGTGTCCCGCCCCATCTCCGAGGAGGATCGACACGTCGTTTGAAGCGCCGTTCGTCACCGCCAGATCCACGTGGCCGTCGCCGTTGAAGTCCGAGGCGAGCGCCGCGGTCGGTCCGCTGCCCGCCGGGACAGTCGCCGCCGCCAGGAAGTTCTCGGCCCCCTGGTTCAGGAAGATCGACACGCCGGCGTTCCCCTTCATGGGGACGACCAGGTCCGGCCGGCCGTCCTCATTCAGATCGGCGTCGACCAGCGCGGTCGGATCCGCCTCCATGGACAATGCCCGCTGCCGGAATGTCCCGTCCCCCTGTCCCAGATAGACCGACGCGTACCCCGGTTCGAATCCGAGCGTGGGCGAGCGGTGGTTGATGACAAGATCCACCCCTCCGTCACCGTTGAAATCCGCCGCAGCGAGGGCGAAAGGAAGCCCACCCGTCGCGCCGGGTTGCGTGGAACGGAGGCTTTCATCTTCGCGACCGAGCAGGACCGCGAACCGATCGCTCGCAACGAAGGCGATATCGTCCTTGCGGTCCCTGTTGAAATCGGCGACGACGAGGCTGAAGGGATCCGACATCGTGTCGAACTGCGCCCGGGGGCGAAACGACCCGTTCCCGACGCCGAACAGGATGGAGACGGCGCCCGGGTTCGCGGTGGCGAGGTCCGGAACGCCGTCCGCGTTGAAGTCGCCCGTCCTCAGAGTCGTGGCCGGACGCGGTCCCGCGGCATAGAGGACCGGCGGATCGAAGCTCCCGTCCCCATGCCCTAGTACCACGGCGATCTCCCCCTGGGAGCAGGTCGGGTCGCCGGTGGCGCAGAACCCTTCCGCCGCCAGATCGACCTTTCCGTCCGCGTTGAAATCGGCCGCGACCAGCGCCCGGGGCAAACGACCCGCCGGGACCTTCCGAATGTCCCACAATCCGAACCCGCCACGACTGAGGTAGACGTAGACGCTTCCCGTGGAAATCTCGGAGACCGCGACGTCCACGCTGTCGTCGCCGTTGAAATCGGCAATCACAAGGGATACCGCCTGGGTCGCGCCGCTGGGCGGAGTGTACCTTGTGAGGGGATCGAAATGCCCATCCCCGGAGTTGAGAGTCACGCCGAACCCTCCTCCAATGGTGACGACCAGATCGAGATCGCCGTCGAGGTCCAGATCGTTCAGGGCGATTGCAAGCGGAGCGGCGTTGAGGGGCGTGAAACTCCGCGGCTCGAACGTGCCGTCCCCCCGGCTGATGAGGACGGAGATTCCCCCGGCGAGATTGTCGGTCGTCACCAGGTCGAGTATCCCGTCTCCGTTCATGTCCCCGATCGCCGACCCGAACGAGGCTGGACCGATCTCGGAGGTTGCCCCCGCGAAGACCGGTTCGGCGAGCGTCTGGCGATTGCCGACAACGACGGACCCGAGGCAAGACAGAAGTATGGCCATCGTCCGAAGGGTGGTGGATTGGATCATCATGGTCTCCAAAGGCAGGTCGGTACCGAATTATACCGCCAAATCAGGGCTTTTCCGCAGGATTGACGGACCGACCCTCGTGGGTTGCGTGATGGTCTTCGCCGGCGCCGTGCTGCACGTATTTGCCGCCCGGCCCCGCCCGGAGTTATAGTTCTGGGCAGTCCACCTCCATCTGCGGGAGTCCTGCGGCTTGGCCTCGGAAGAGCTCTTCAAAGTCATCGGGAACGAGGCCAGGCTCGAGGCGCTGCGGCGGACGATGCTTCTCGATTCGCCGCCCGAGGAGGCGTTCGACCGGTTGACGCGCCTGGCGACGACCGTGCTGCGCGTGCCGGTGGCGCTCGTGTCGCTGGTGGACGGCGATCGGCAGTTCTTCAAGAGTCAATGCGGGCTGACCGAGCCGCTCGCTTCCACGCGGCAGACCCCTCTGACCGACTCGTTCTGCAAGCATGCCGTGGGATCGGGGGAGCCTCTCGTCGTGCCGGACGCGCGGCGCGATCCGCGCTTCGAGAACAACCTCGCCGTCTCCGACGGCGTGATCGCGTACGCGGGAATCCCGCTGATCACCTCCGACGGACACGCCCTCGGGACGTTCTGCGTCGTGGACGGGCAGCCTCACGCATGGACCGAGGAGGAGATCGGGATCCTGCGGATCCTCGCGACGTCCGCGATGTGCGAGATCGAGCTGCGGCGCGTGGTGGGTGATCTGCGGAATGTCGTGCAGTCCCGGACTGCCGAGCTCCGAACGTCCGAGGAACGCCTGCGCGTCCTGCTCGACGTCAACAACGCCATCGTCACGTGTCTCGACCGCGATTCCCTGTTCTCGGCAACCGTGGCCGCGCTGCGGTGCGCGATCCCGTTCGACCGGGCCGCGCTCGTCCTGCACGATCCCGTCAGGGATGTCTTCAGGGTGCTGGGGGTCGCGGGGGCCGTGCCGTCGCCGACTCTCATCCCACTCGGGACCGAGTGGCCGAGGCAGGGGTCCCGCGCCGGCTGGGTGTTCGATCACCACGCGCCGCTTCTGACGCCGGATCTCGAGAAGGCGCCTCCGTTCCCCGAGCACGCTCCGCTGCTCAAGGAGGGGATCCGTTCCGCGGTCTCGGTTCCCCTGTCGACCAAGGGGAAGATCCTCGGAACGCTGAACGTCGGGAGCCACACGCCCGGGCGGTACTGCGAGGACGACGCCTCGCTGCTCGTGGCGATCGGCGAGCAGGTGGCGCTCGCCATCGAGAATCTGCTGGCCTACGAGCAGATCGCGACCTTGAAGGCGCGCCTCGAGGAGGAGAAGGTCTATCTTCAGGAAGAAGTCCGGACGGAGGCCGCGTTCGGCGACGTCGTGGGGGAGTCCCCGGTCATCCACGCCGTCCTCGCGAACGTGCGCCAGGTGGCGAAGACCGATTCCACCGTGCTGGTCACCGGCGAGACGGGGACCGGCAAGGAGCTGATCGTCCGCGCGATCCACGGTCTGAGCCTGCGGAAGGACAAACTCCTGGTGAAGGTGAACTGTGCCGCCCTCCCGGCGGGTGTGATCGAAAGCGAGCTGTTCGGGCACGAGAAGGGGGCGTTCACCGGCGCGCTTGCGCGGAAGGTCGGCCGGTTCGAGCTCGCCAACGGGGGCACGCTCTTTCTCGACGAGGTCGGCGACCTTCCGCTCGAGCTGCAGGCGAAGCTCCTGCGTGTGCTGCAGGACGGCGAGTTCGAACGCGTCGGCGGGACGCAGACGTTGAAGGTCAACGTGCGGCTGGTGGCGGCCACGAATCGCGACCTCGAGCGGGCGGTCGGCGAGGAGCGCTTCCGGGCGGACCTCTTCTACCGGCTCAACGTCTTTCCGATCGTCGTGCCGCCGTTGAGAAAGCGGCTGCAGGACGTCCCCCGTCTCGCCCGGCACTTCGCCATGCTGTACGCGTCGAAGATGGGAAAGCACGTGGGCTCGCTGGGGGACGACGTACTGGGCCGGCTGACCGCCTACTCCTGGCCGGGGAACGTGCGCGAGCTGCAGAACGTCATCGAGCGGGCGGTCATCCTGTCGCCCAAGGGGCACTTCGTGCTCGGCGAGTTCGCGCCCGCGCCGGCCGGCGGGGACGCCCGGCAGGAAGCGCGCCGGCTCGAGGAGGTCGAGCGCCGGCACATCCTCACGGTTCTCGAGGAGACCGGCTGGCGGGTCAGCGGTGAGCGCGGCGCCGCCAGGATCCTGGACCTCAAGCGCACGACCCTCGAGGCCCGCATGAAGAAGCTCGGCATCCACCGCAATCCCTGATCGACTGCCATCCCTTCGGCATTCTCCCAACTGGTCGGCATGCATCCCCGCTCCGGCTCCGCCGGATCGGTAAGTCGTCCATCCACCCAACTCGACTCCGTTCAGCGGCTTCCGTTCATTCGGCGCGCGTGAGACGCGCCTGGCACGCGGCGTGCCTATAGACCTCCCGTAGCCAAAGTGACGAGGAGGTCGACGTGACGCTGAGGATCACACGCGAAAGGGGCTCTCGCTACCGGGCCAATCTGAGGCTCGAAGGGCGACTCGTCGCGGAGTGGGCCGCGCTGCTCGAGCGGGAATGCCTGGATCTTCTTCTGTCCCGTGGCGCGGTGAGACTCGATCTGGCGGGCGTCGTCTTCGTCGATCTGGCCGGTGTCGATTCCCTTCGGCGGCTCAGCCACATGGGAGTCGAGATCCACTGTCGGTCCAGGCTGGTCGCGAGCGTGCTCGAAGGGGAGGGCGTCCACGTCACGGTGGACGCGGACAGTGCGGACGAGGGGCGCCCTTAGGAAGAGGAGGACAACCATGCGCATGTTCTCGAAGCTGGTCATCGGCGTCGCGGCCTCGGCCCCCTCGACCAGGGGAAGGTTGATGGGAGGCTTCACGCTTCCCGTCGCCGCGAAGTGGAACCACCGCATGCTCCCGGCCGGGGAGTACAAGTTCGTCGTTTCGCCCGCGATCTCCCGGGCCTGGGTGTACGTGCGTGGCGACGGCGAGGCCGCCGTGTTCTACGCGGCGTCGATCGAATGGGCCATCGGCGCACCCGGCGGTCTGCTGTGTCTCGTCTACGACGAGAGCGGCTATCGCGTTCGCTCCCTCAAGCTGCGGGACACGAGGAAGATTCTCTACTTCGACTCTCGGAGTCCGGTGCTGGTCTCCGGCGAAGCGCCGGCGTGCCCCGGTGTCCTTTTCGTCCCTCTGAAGACTGAAGAACCGGGCGTCCCGGCAATCCGGCCGGGCCGCCCCATCCCCCAACGTCCTAATTGAGGAGCTCCGAATGATGCGCATCGAATCGAGACGTCTCGCGGCACCGCTGGTGCTCTCCGCGGCGATGGCCGGCGCCCTGGTGCTCGGCGCCTCGC
Proteins encoded:
- a CDS encoding FG-GAP-like repeat-containing protein; this encodes MIQSTTLRTMAILLSCLGSVVVGNRQTLAEPVFAGATSEIGPASFGSAIGDMNGDGILDLVTTDNLAGGISVLISRGDGTFEPRSFTPLNAAPLAIALNDLDLDGDLDLVVTIGGGFGVTLNSGDGHFDPLTRYTPPSGATQAVSLVIADFNGDDSVDVAVSEISTGSVYVYLSRGGFGLWDIRKVPAGRLPRALVAADFNADGKVDLAAEGFCATGDPTCSQGEIAVVLGHGDGSFDPPVLYAAGPRPATTLRTGDFNADGVPDLATANPGAVSILFGVGNGSFRPRAQFDTMSDPFSLVVADFNRDRKDDIAFVASDRFAVLLGREDESLRSTQPGATGGLPFALAAADFNGDGGVDLVINHRSPTLGFEPGYASVYLGQGDGTFRQRALSMEADPTALVDADLNEDGRPDLVVPMKGNAGVSIFLNQGAENFLAAATVPAGSGPTAALASDFNGDGHVDLAVTNGASNDVSILLGDGAGHLVPGSRPGVGSTPSSIAAGDFNEDGVVDLAVTNSFFDYTGATGDLSILVGVGDGTFAPESRISVSVGPQLVVVADFNLDGHDDLAVVSTDRYTWGIFLLLGRGDGTFTSGTTLSNLLAPQSLATGDLNGDTLPDLVVSSAGQGVIATYLGQGDGEFLPAKTMFVLGESGSIVLADFDADGRLDLAARSLWDGPFQDKVLVLRGGGDGTFSPLSRFAVGAGPAAMIARDLDGDNRPDLAIAGDGLGSNGIMTLLFNRHPGPDSDHDGVPDESDDCTDTDHDGFGDPGFPANTCPTDNCPHVANPDQANGDHDALGDACDACTDSDHDGWGDAGYPQNLCAPDNCPAVVNPFQADADHDGAGDACDTCSDPDGDGYGSRSRVFPMTCPLDNCGNVYNPGQEDADGDGIGDLCDPCPHDAANDYDRDGVCGDVDNCPLLPNPSQVDQDHDGRGDGCDNCPTVPNPDQADGNHDGSGDACQPSVRIYAVRDQGGSELEVFATAQDPQGETLNGTIQVLETKATSRDLPDMGLTRNCADGIFPENIPGEGIGFANGSIGFPVLFDHQLGASNFSLPCGSGFSTYYLARGSCDLAGGFDTTLFLEGLPLPAPICLLKGGFGGPRFDATVLGYDTGSIAMNLQQKLTLTFPFTGVLPTQVDISGLSVGAEHSLRITATDGNTLPASAEAPFLYQGESVMTFRPPITTVSDILINFTSGPGKGAGLLTWTTDLEFDLLGFNVVTYDARGSRVQLNSVVIPCEECITGTGHTYTFVVPKHKSGRSVYIEVVHVDHKVDLFGPSRRE
- a CDS encoding sigma 54-interacting transcriptional regulator; amino-acid sequence: MASEELFKVIGNEARLEALRRTMLLDSPPEEAFDRLTRLATTVLRVPVALVSLVDGDRQFFKSQCGLTEPLASTRQTPLTDSFCKHAVGSGEPLVVPDARRDPRFENNLAVSDGVIAYAGIPLITSDGHALGTFCVVDGQPHAWTEEEIGILRILATSAMCEIELRRVVGDLRNVVQSRTAELRTSEERLRVLLDVNNAIVTCLDRDSLFSATVAALRCAIPFDRAALVLHDPVRDVFRVLGVAGAVPSPTLIPLGTEWPRQGSRAGWVFDHHAPLLTPDLEKAPPFPEHAPLLKEGIRSAVSVPLSTKGKILGTLNVGSHTPGRYCEDDASLLVAIGEQVALAIENLLAYEQIATLKARLEEEKVYLQEEVRTEAAFGDVVGESPVIHAVLANVRQVAKTDSTVLVTGETGTGKELIVRAIHGLSLRKDKLLVKVNCAALPAGVIESELFGHEKGAFTGALARKVGRFELANGGTLFLDEVGDLPLELQAKLLRVLQDGEFERVGGTQTLKVNVRLVAATNRDLERAVGEERFRADLFYRLNVFPIVVPPLRKRLQDVPRLARHFAMLYASKMGKHVGSLGDDVLGRLTAYSWPGNVRELQNVIERAVILSPKGHFVLGEFAPAPAGGDARQEARRLEEVERRHILTVLEETGWRVSGERGAARILDLKRTTLEARMKKLGIHRNP